The Nocardioides sp. S5 genome includes a window with the following:
- the truA gene encoding tRNA pseudouridine(38-40) synthase TruA has product MRLRIDCAYDGTDFSGWAAQPGRRTVQGELEAALATALRLERVRVTVAGRTDAGVHARGQVVHLDVDREVLEASAGRASDAPLDALARRVDGILPADVRVRRVHEAADGFDARFSATWRRYAYRIADARELGDPLVRHHVLAWGHRLDLDAMNAASAPLVGLQDFASFCKRREGATTVRTLLDLTWRRDEAGLAVGTVRADAFCHNMVRALVGCLVAVGEGSRPTTWPVAVLAGRRRDQGVRVVHAHGLTLEEVGYPDDDELAAQAERARARREAIDA; this is encoded by the coding sequence GTGCGCCTGCGGATCGACTGTGCCTATGACGGCACCGACTTCTCCGGGTGGGCCGCCCAGCCGGGGCGGCGTACGGTCCAGGGCGAGCTGGAGGCGGCGCTCGCGACCGCACTGCGCCTGGAGCGGGTGCGGGTCACGGTCGCCGGCCGCACCGACGCCGGTGTGCACGCCCGTGGACAGGTGGTGCACCTCGACGTCGACCGCGAGGTCCTCGAGGCGTCCGCCGGTCGCGCGAGCGACGCACCGCTGGACGCCCTGGCCCGACGCGTGGACGGCATCCTTCCCGCCGACGTCCGCGTGCGCCGGGTCCACGAGGCGGCCGACGGCTTCGATGCCAGGTTCTCCGCGACCTGGCGCCGCTACGCCTACCGGATCGCGGACGCGCGGGAGCTGGGTGACCCGCTCGTCCGCCACCACGTCCTGGCGTGGGGGCACCGCCTGGACCTCGACGCGATGAACGCCGCCTCCGCCCCGCTGGTCGGACTCCAGGACTTCGCGTCCTTCTGCAAGCGGCGTGAGGGCGCGACCACGGTCAGGACGCTGCTCGACCTCACCTGGCGCCGCGACGAGGCCGGCCTCGCGGTCGGCACCGTGCGGGCCGACGCGTTCTGCCACAACATGGTGCGCGCGCTCGTCGGCTGCCTCGTCGCCGTCGGGGAGGGCAGCCGGCCGACGACCTGGCCGGTCGCCGTGCTGGCCGGCCGGCGCCGCGACCAGGGCGTGCGGGTGGTGCACGCGCACGGCCTCACGCTGGAGGAGGTCGGCTACCCCGACGACGACGAGCTGGCCGCCCAGGCCGAGCGCGCCCGAGCCCGACGAGAGGCCATCGATGCCTGA
- a CDS encoding methyltransferase, with protein MPEHYFSADPAVPFERESFTADLWGHELTIDTGSGVFSRGHLDHATAVLFRELEPPVQGQFLDLGCGYGVIGLAIARAVPLASVIGVDVNERALLLANDNARAAGVASRFVACLPDQVPSDQVFDEVWSNPPIRIGKEALRELLLTWLPRLAPNGRMVMVIGKNLGGDSMQRWLTEQGWPTERLASHKGFRVLETRRGHA; from the coding sequence ATGCCTGAGCACTACTTCTCCGCCGACCCCGCGGTGCCCTTCGAGCGGGAGTCCTTCACCGCCGACCTGTGGGGCCACGAGCTGACGATCGACACGGGCTCGGGCGTCTTCAGCCGTGGCCACCTCGACCACGCGACCGCGGTGCTCTTCAGGGAGCTCGAGCCGCCGGTGCAGGGCCAGTTCCTCGACCTCGGGTGCGGCTACGGCGTCATCGGGCTGGCGATCGCGCGCGCGGTGCCGCTGGCCTCGGTGATCGGCGTCGACGTCAACGAGCGCGCCCTCCTGCTCGCCAACGACAACGCCCGCGCGGCCGGCGTGGCCTCGCGCTTCGTGGCGTGCCTGCCCGACCAGGTGCCCAGCGACCAGGTCTTCGACGAGGTCTGGTCGAACCCGCCGATCCGCATCGGCAAGGAGGCGCTGCGCGAGCTGCTGCTCACCTGGCTGCCACGGCTCGCGCCGAACGGCCGGATGGTGATGGTGATCGGCAAGAACCTGGGCGGCGACTCGATGCAGCGCTGGCTCACCGAGCAAGGATGGCCGACCGAGCGGCTGGCGAGCCACAAGGGCTTCCGCGTGCTCGAGACCCGGCGGGGCCACGCCTAG
- a CDS encoding class E sortase, with product MAARSAVLLAAAAVVVAAGCAAPEPRSSAPAERRTPSATSPTPTPAPSPSATPTPSPTPSAEAQRPEPRRSFVSVPELGMSDFPVVRYPGSPDDAPGTALQNAGEMASPRGPRGGVGPGEVGNFIVTGHRLSGTAPLRYSPSLRRGDRISVRSGDTVFVYEVRRTRWTSFREPASLRAQRAEVPGRPGETATRAMITLSTCATLEDHAVGNYWSDEFDNPEHRIDKIGVLVATRPA from the coding sequence GTGGCAGCCAGGTCCGCAGTCCTCCTCGCCGCGGCGGCCGTCGTGGTGGCAGCGGGGTGCGCCGCACCGGAGCCGCGGTCGTCCGCGCCCGCCGAGAGGCGTACGCCGTCCGCGACGAGCCCGACGCCGACCCCGGCCCCCTCGCCGAGCGCCACCCCCACTCCCAGCCCGACTCCTTCCGCCGAGGCGCAGCGGCCCGAGCCACGTCGCTCCTTCGTCTCCGTCCCCGAGCTGGGCATGAGCGACTTCCCGGTCGTGCGCTATCCCGGGTCGCCGGACGACGCACCCGGAACCGCGCTGCAGAACGCCGGCGAGATGGCGTCACCCCGCGGCCCGCGCGGCGGGGTCGGGCCGGGTGAGGTCGGCAACTTCATCGTCACCGGCCACCGCCTGAGCGGCACCGCTCCCCTGCGCTACTCGCCGTCGCTGCGCCGCGGCGACCGGATCAGCGTCCGCAGCGGCGACACCGTCTTCGTCTACGAGGTGCGCCGCACCCGGTGGACGTCGTTCCGCGAGCCCGCGTCGCTGCGTGCTCAGCGGGCCGAGGTCCCGGGGCGCCCGGGCGAGACCGCGACGCGGGCGATGATCACGCTGTCCACCTGCGCCACGCTCGAGGACCACGCCGTCGGCAACTACTGGTCCGACGAGTTCGACAACCCCGAGCACCGCATCGACAAGATCGGCGTGCTCGTGGCGACCCGTCCCGCCTAG
- the mgrA gene encoding L-glyceraldehyde 3-phosphate reductase yields MAYVAAEDRYDGTGMHYRPTGRSGLRLPALSLGLWQNFGTDRPEEVQRAILRRAFDRGVTHFDLANNYGPPYGRAEENVGRYLDDDFKSHRDELVISTKAGWDMWPGPYGQGGGARKHVLASLDQSLGRLGLDYVDIFYSHRFDPDTPVEETMTALDTAVRSGRALYVGISSYSPEKTREAATIARELGTPLLIHQPSYSMLNRWVEDGLLDELEEQGMGCIAFTALAQGLLTDRYLDGVPPDSRAAREDSTVTGLDDDVLARVRALNGIAERRGQKLAQLALQWVLRDDRVTSAVTGASSVEQLDTNLDALSGPPLTDDELAEIDRHAVESGINLWAKQTEE; encoded by the coding sequence ATGGCATACGTGGCGGCGGAGGACAGGTACGACGGGACGGGCATGCACTACCGCCCGACCGGCCGGAGCGGGCTGCGGCTCCCGGCGCTGTCGCTCGGGCTGTGGCAGAACTTCGGCACCGACCGCCCGGAGGAGGTGCAGCGAGCGATCCTGCGCCGTGCCTTCGACCGGGGCGTGACGCACTTCGACCTGGCCAACAACTACGGCCCGCCCTACGGCCGGGCCGAGGAGAACGTCGGGCGCTACCTCGACGACGACTTCAAGTCGCACCGCGACGAGCTCGTCATCTCCACCAAGGCCGGCTGGGACATGTGGCCCGGTCCGTACGGCCAGGGCGGTGGGGCGCGCAAGCACGTGCTGGCGTCCCTCGACCAGTCGCTGGGGCGGCTCGGTCTCGACTACGTCGACATCTTCTACAGCCACCGCTTCGATCCCGACACGCCTGTCGAGGAGACGATGACGGCCCTCGACACGGCGGTGCGCTCGGGCCGGGCGCTCTACGTCGGCATCTCGTCCTACTCGCCGGAGAAGACCCGCGAGGCGGCCACGATCGCCCGTGAGCTCGGCACGCCGCTACTCATCCACCAGCCGTCGTACTCGATGCTCAACCGTTGGGTCGAGGACGGTCTCCTCGACGAGCTCGAGGAGCAGGGGATGGGTTGCATCGCCTTCACCGCGCTGGCCCAGGGCCTGCTCACCGACCGCTACCTCGACGGGGTGCCCCCGGACTCGCGTGCGGCGCGCGAGGACTCCACGGTGACCGGTCTCGACGACGACGTGCTCGCCCGCGTCCGGGCGCTCAACGGCATCGCCGAGCGCCGCGGGCAGAAGCTCGCCCAGCTCGCCCTCCAGTGGGTGCTGCGCGACGACCGGGTCACCAGCGCCGTGACCGGTGCCTCCAGCGTCGAGCAGCTCGACACCAACCTCGACGCGCTGTCGGGGCCGCCGCTCACCGACGACGAGCTCGCCGAGATCGACCGCCACGCCGTCGAGTCCGGCATCAACCTCTGGGCGAAGCAGACCGAGGAGTGA
- a CDS encoding FAD-dependent oxidoreductase codes for MSDRSGVTRVVVVGADAAGMSAAHQALRTGRRYGRELAITVLDKGAHTSYSACGIPYWMAGDVDSGDELVARTADAHRESGIDLRLGAEVVAADLTARTVTLADGEEVVWDELVVATGAPAVVPDWALRPDGTTYDGVGTVKTLDDGAAWLERFAEAGDGAHVVVVGAGYVGVEVAEAAMRHGFGVTVLTRGRGMSMLEDEMAERVDVALCEAGAEVVLGVEVTGLDIEDGRVTGVRWDGGSREADLVVLAIGVRPATDFLSGSGLEMADNGALRPDPHGRVAEHVWAAGDCCQVRRRIDGAWVFRPLGTYATKHGRALGDTLAGGSLAFDGMVDTSITRFAFGEVHLEVARTGLSRADAEVAGHDPVVLVTEGTTASGYMPEAEPIAIWVMADRSTRRLLGVQVVGGRGAGKRIDAAAAVLWGGGSVDDLAWMDLAYAPPFATAWEVLQVAARRVAERL; via the coding sequence GTGAGCGACCGGAGCGGGGTCACGCGCGTCGTCGTGGTCGGCGCCGACGCGGCCGGGATGTCGGCCGCCCACCAGGCCTTGCGCACGGGGAGGCGCTACGGGCGCGAGCTCGCGATCACCGTCCTCGACAAGGGGGCCCACACCTCCTACAGCGCGTGCGGCATCCCCTACTGGATGGCCGGCGACGTCGACTCGGGCGACGAGCTCGTCGCCCGCACCGCCGATGCGCACCGCGAGTCCGGCATCGACCTGCGCCTGGGCGCCGAGGTGGTCGCCGCGGACCTCACGGCTCGCACCGTGACGCTGGCCGACGGCGAGGAGGTGGTCTGGGACGAGCTCGTCGTCGCCACCGGCGCCCCGGCCGTCGTGCCCGACTGGGCGCTGCGCCCCGACGGGACGACGTACGACGGCGTGGGCACGGTCAAGACGCTCGACGACGGCGCGGCTTGGCTCGAGCGCTTCGCCGAGGCCGGCGACGGTGCCCACGTGGTGGTCGTCGGTGCCGGCTACGTCGGGGTCGAGGTGGCCGAGGCCGCCATGCGCCACGGCTTCGGCGTCACCGTCCTGACCCGCGGTCGGGGCATGTCGATGCTCGAGGACGAGATGGCCGAGCGCGTCGACGTCGCGCTGTGCGAGGCGGGTGCGGAGGTCGTGCTGGGCGTCGAGGTGACCGGACTGGACATCGAGGACGGCCGGGTGACCGGGGTGCGCTGGGACGGAGGCAGCCGTGAGGCCGACCTCGTCGTGCTCGCGATCGGCGTACGCCCCGCGACGGACTTCCTCTCCGGCTCCGGGCTGGAGATGGCGGACAACGGAGCGCTTCGTCCCGACCCGCACGGGCGCGTGGCCGAGCACGTCTGGGCTGCCGGCGACTGCTGCCAGGTGCGACGCCGCATCGACGGCGCATGGGTGTTCCGCCCGCTGGGGACGTACGCCACGAAGCACGGCCGTGCGTTGGGCGACACCCTCGCCGGCGGCTCGCTGGCCTTCGACGGGATGGTCGACACCTCGATCACCCGCTTCGCCTTCGGCGAGGTGCACCTCGAGGTCGCCCGCACGGGGCTGTCCCGCGCCGACGCCGAGGTGGCCGGGCACGACCCTGTCGTGCTGGTGACCGAGGGCACCACCGCCAGCGGCTACATGCCCGAGGCCGAACCGATCGCGATCTGGGTGATGGCCGACCGGTCGACCCGGCGCCTCCTCGGCGTGCAGGTCGTGGGCGGTCGCGGTGCCGGCAAGCGCATCGACGCCGCGGCTGCCGTGCTGTGGGGCGGCGGCTCGGTCGACGACCTGGCGTGGATGGACCTGGCCTACGCGCCGCCGTTCGCGACCGCGTGGGAGGTCCTGCAGGTGGCGGCCCGGCGGGTTGCCGAGCGACTCTGA
- a CDS encoding N-acetyltransferase yields MPFVLPEGELPDAGWDFAIRSGLLTRLWGEEPNACSAVEIAIVPELQGAGLSGRIVAALRDNAARLGFGELLAPVRPNGKADVGEPMAAYALRTRADGLPVDPWLRVHVRAGGSIDRVCARSMVIPGTVEEWREWTGLPFDTTGPVVVPGALAPVMCDAEHGTAVYVEPNVWVRHPTGARGR; encoded by the coding sequence GTGCCCTTCGTGCTGCCGGAGGGCGAGCTGCCCGACGCCGGCTGGGACTTCGCGATCCGCAGCGGGCTGCTCACCCGGCTCTGGGGTGAGGAGCCGAACGCCTGCTCCGCGGTGGAGATCGCCATCGTGCCGGAGCTCCAGGGCGCCGGCCTCTCGGGTCGCATCGTCGCCGCACTGCGGGACAACGCCGCCCGGCTCGGCTTTGGCGAGCTGCTCGCGCCGGTGCGCCCCAACGGCAAGGCCGACGTCGGTGAGCCGATGGCGGCGTACGCCCTGCGCACCCGCGCCGACGGCCTCCCGGTCGACCCGTGGCTGCGGGTCCACGTGCGGGCCGGCGGGTCCATCGACCGCGTGTGTGCACGCTCGATGGTCATCCCCGGCACCGTGGAGGAGTGGCGCGAGTGGACCGGGCTGCCCTTCGACACCACGGGCCCCGTCGTGGTGCCCGGGGCCCTGGCGCCGGTGATGTGCGACGCCGAGCACGGCACGGCCGTCTACGTCGAGCCCAACGTCTGGGTCCGGCACCCCACGGGCGCACGGGGTCGATAA
- a CDS encoding ATP-binding cassette domain-containing protein: protein MGHVDVAGVRYELPDGRVLLDDVSFRVGDGQKVALVGANGAGKTTLLRIVTGDLTPHAGVVTRSGGLGVMRQFVGHGGGDETVHDLLLSVAPPRVRTAAAAVDAAELALMDTDDERTQMAYATALSEYADAGGYDVEVTWDVCTTASMGLPFDRARHRLLSTLSGGEQKRLVLEYLLRGPDQVLLLDEPDNYLDVPGKIWLEGRIRESAKTILFISHDRELLDNTATRIVTVELGSAGNLVWTHPGGFASYHEARKDRFERFEEMRRRWDEEHAKIKALVLRLKIKSEYNDGMSSQYRAAQTRLKKFEDAGPPVEQPREQQVTMRLKGGRTGKRAVVCTHLELSGLMRPFDLEVWYGERVAVLGSNGSGKSHFLRLLAAGGSDPDVEHQPVGVPPVPVPHTGNAKLGARVRPGWFVQTHEHPELVGRTLLEILHRGDEHRDGMGREAASRVLDRYELAHAGEQRFESLSGGQQARFQILLLELSGATLLLLDEPTDNLDVQSAEALEAGLEAFEGTVLAVTHDRWFARGFDRFLVYGADGEVYESDGPVWDEGRVARSR, encoded by the coding sequence GTGGGTCACGTGGATGTCGCTGGAGTGCGTTACGAGCTGCCGGACGGGCGGGTGCTGCTCGATGACGTCAGCTTCCGTGTCGGCGACGGCCAGAAGGTCGCCCTCGTCGGCGCCAACGGGGCGGGCAAGACCACCCTGCTGCGCATCGTCACCGGGGACCTCACCCCCCACGCGGGCGTCGTGACGCGCTCGGGCGGGCTGGGCGTGATGCGCCAGTTCGTCGGCCACGGAGGTGGTGACGAGACCGTCCACGACCTGCTGCTGTCGGTGGCCCCGCCGCGGGTGCGCACCGCGGCTGCGGCGGTCGACGCCGCCGAGCTCGCGTTGATGGACACCGACGACGAGCGCACCCAGATGGCCTACGCCACCGCGCTGTCGGAGTACGCCGACGCCGGCGGCTACGACGTCGAGGTGACCTGGGACGTGTGCACCACTGCCTCCATGGGCCTGCCCTTCGACCGCGCCCGCCACCGCCTGCTCAGCACGCTGTCGGGCGGTGAGCAGAAGCGGCTCGTGCTGGAGTACCTCCTGCGCGGGCCCGACCAGGTGCTCCTGCTCGACGAGCCGGACAACTACCTCGACGTCCCCGGCAAGATCTGGCTCGAGGGCCGGATCCGGGAGTCGGCCAAGACGATCCTCTTCATCAGCCACGACCGCGAGCTGCTCGACAACACCGCGACCCGCATCGTGACCGTCGAGCTCGGCAGCGCCGGCAACCTCGTGTGGACCCACCCGGGCGGCTTCGCGAGCTACCACGAGGCGCGCAAGGACCGCTTCGAGCGCTTCGAGGAGATGCGTCGTCGCTGGGACGAGGAGCACGCGAAGATCAAGGCGCTCGTGCTCCGGCTGAAGATCAAGTCGGAGTACAACGACGGCATGTCCAGCCAGTACCGCGCCGCCCAGACGCGGCTGAAGAAGTTCGAGGACGCCGGTCCGCCGGTCGAGCAGCCGCGCGAGCAGCAGGTGACGATGCGCCTCAAGGGTGGCCGCACCGGCAAGCGCGCCGTCGTGTGCACCCATCTCGAGCTGTCCGGGCTGATGCGGCCGTTCGACCTCGAGGTCTGGTACGGCGAGCGGGTGGCCGTGCTCGGCTCCAACGGCTCCGGCAAGTCGCACTTCCTGCGGCTCCTGGCCGCCGGCGGCAGCGACCCCGACGTCGAGCACCAGCCCGTCGGCGTACCTCCCGTGCCGGTGCCGCACACCGGAAACGCCAAGCTCGGCGCGCGGGTGCGACCGGGGTGGTTCGTGCAGACCCACGAGCACCCCGAGCTGGTCGGGCGCACCCTGCTGGAGATCCTGCACCGCGGCGACGAGCACCGCGACGGGATGGGCCGCGAGGCGGCGAGCCGGGTGCTCGACCGCTACGAGCTCGCGCACGCCGGCGAGCAGCGGTTCGAGTCGCTCAGCGGCGGCCAGCAGGCGCGCTTCCAGATCCTGCTGCTCGAGCTGTCCGGCGCGACCCTGCTCCTGCTCGACGAGCCGACCGACAACCTCGACGTGCAGTCCGCCGAGGCGCTGGAGGCCGGGCTCGAGGCCTTTGAGGGCACCGTGCTCGCGGTCACCCACGATCGCTGGTTCGCCCGCGGCTTCGACCGGTTCCTGGTCTACGGCGCCGACGGCGAGGTCTACGAGTCCGACGGCCCCGTGTGGGACGAGGGACGGGTGGCGCGGTCGCGATGA
- a CDS encoding GNAT family N-acetyltransferase has translation MSTRPAGLEVRELDVHDDAAFAAWHHVYATAERHELGDVASVWQLEEIRALMQHPGTAAWSGGWSGILDDEVVAVGWMRTPLLDNTELAELAVHVLPSARRRGLGTRVLDVLEAAAVARGRRVLTGLVGWEPSLGSDGAGASGPEFAGAHGYDLALSEVQRELRLPVEETLLAGLADDAARAHAAYTLRSWVGPVPDDLVVGWAELTSSLATEAPTGELDLEPETVSVEVVREREATLARQGRTKYNTVALDVDGTVVAYTDLATTVHEPGRAYQWGTLVRRRDRGHRLGVAVKVANLQLLQRERPDIVRLTTYNAEVNTHMIGVNEALGFRPVAFLGDFQKRLG, from the coding sequence ATGAGCACACGACCCGCGGGCCTCGAGGTGCGTGAGCTCGACGTCCACGACGACGCCGCGTTCGCGGCCTGGCACCACGTCTACGCGACGGCCGAGCGGCACGAGCTCGGCGACGTCGCGAGCGTGTGGCAGCTCGAGGAGATCCGGGCGCTGATGCAGCACCCCGGCACGGCGGCCTGGTCCGGCGGCTGGTCGGGGATCCTCGACGACGAGGTCGTCGCGGTGGGCTGGATGCGGACGCCCCTGCTCGACAACACCGAGCTGGCCGAGCTGGCGGTGCACGTGCTCCCGTCCGCGCGCCGCCGCGGGCTGGGGACCAGGGTCCTCGACGTCCTGGAGGCGGCCGCCGTCGCCCGCGGACGGAGGGTCCTGACCGGTCTGGTCGGCTGGGAGCCCTCGCTCGGCTCGGACGGGGCAGGGGCCTCCGGTCCGGAGTTCGCCGGCGCCCACGGCTACGACCTGGCCCTGTCGGAGGTCCAGCGCGAGCTGCGGCTGCCGGTCGAGGAGACCCTGCTGGCCGGGCTCGCGGACGACGCGGCGCGCGCCCACGCGGCGTACACCCTGCGCTCGTGGGTCGGGCCGGTCCCCGACGACCTGGTCGTCGGCTGGGCGGAGCTGACCTCGAGCCTGGCCACCGAGGCGCCGACCGGGGAGCTCGACCTCGAGCCGGAGACCGTCAGCGTCGAGGTGGTGCGCGAGCGCGAGGCGACGCTCGCGAGGCAGGGCCGGACGAAGTACAACACCGTCGCGCTGGACGTCGACGGCACCGTCGTCGCCTACACCGACCTCGCGACCACGGTCCACGAGCCGGGGCGCGCCTATCAGTGGGGCACGCTCGTACGCCGTCGCGACCGCGGCCACCGCCTCGGTGTGGCCGTGAAGGTCGCCAACCTGCAGCTGCTCCAGCGCGAACGGCCCGACATCGTGCGGCTGACGACGTACAACGCTGAGGTCAACACGCACATGATCGGCGTGAACGAGGCGCTGGGCTTCCGTCCGGTCGCCTTCCTGGGGGACTTCCAGAAGCGGCTTGGCTGA
- a CDS encoding GNAT family N-acetyltransferase, whose protein sequence is MPAPDLDRLGPDDWREFRDVRLASLADAPGAFGSRHAEWVDATEERWRARLTDVPLTVVAREAGRPVGVVSGVPADDHVELISMWVAPDHRGTGLAGRLVDEVVAWAAAQDLDTELMVRDDNAPAITAYERAGFADLGVPDDWPADEPRERRMRRSRGEARSTS, encoded by the coding sequence ATGCCTGCACCTGACCTCGACCGCCTCGGACCCGACGACTGGCGCGAGTTCCGCGACGTACGCCTCGCCTCGCTCGCCGACGCGCCGGGCGCGTTCGGCTCCCGGCACGCCGAATGGGTCGACGCGACCGAGGAGCGGTGGCGCGCGCGCCTCACCGACGTACCGCTGACGGTCGTCGCACGGGAGGCGGGGCGCCCGGTCGGGGTCGTGTCCGGCGTCCCGGCGGACGACCACGTGGAGCTCATCTCGATGTGGGTCGCGCCCGATCACCGCGGCACCGGCCTCGCGGGACGGCTCGTCGACGAGGTCGTCGCGTGGGCCGCGGCGCAGGACCTCGACACCGAGCTGATGGTGCGCGACGACAACGCGCCGGCGATCACGGCCTACGAGCGGGCCGGCTTCGCCGACCTCGGTGTCCCCGACGACTGGCCCGCGGACGAGCCGCGGGAGCGCCGGATGCGGCGCTCGCGCGGTGAGGCACGATCGACGTCATGA
- a CDS encoding LLM class flavin-dependent oxidoreductase, translating into MTTRRGLFVAPFDALADPRLVGDLAAEAEAAGWDGFFVWDHLLYGDRVTEIADPWTCLAAVAMRTERMVLGPMVTPLPRRRPQVLARQAASLAVLSGGRFVLGLGLGDDWVGEFSAFGDEADPKVRGAMLDEGLAVLTGLLGGEVVEVAGEHHAAHGVRFRPAPAVPIWLAGRFGNRAPLRRAARHDGFFVIGLDGPDDLDEVTTSLAGHRPAPGFDVVVDLQPEQDPAPWLDRGASWVLTRIGPYDLDVEVARRIIATGP; encoded by the coding sequence ATGACCACGCGCCGCGGCCTCTTCGTCGCCCCCTTCGACGCCCTCGCCGACCCACGCCTCGTCGGCGACCTGGCCGCCGAGGCGGAGGCGGCCGGCTGGGACGGCTTCTTCGTGTGGGACCACCTGCTCTACGGCGACCGCGTCACCGAGATCGCCGACCCGTGGACCTGCCTCGCGGCCGTGGCCATGCGGACCGAGCGGATGGTCCTCGGGCCCATGGTCACGCCGCTGCCACGACGCCGGCCGCAGGTACTGGCCCGGCAGGCCGCCAGCCTGGCAGTGCTCTCGGGCGGGCGGTTCGTCCTCGGTCTCGGTCTGGGCGACGACTGGGTGGGTGAGTTCAGCGCCTTCGGCGACGAGGCGGACCCCAAGGTGCGAGGTGCGATGCTGGACGAGGGGCTCGCGGTGCTGACCGGGCTGCTCGGCGGGGAGGTCGTCGAGGTCGCGGGCGAGCACCACGCGGCACACGGCGTACGCTTCCGGCCCGCGCCGGCGGTGCCGATCTGGCTGGCCGGGCGCTTCGGCAACAGGGCCCCGCTGCGCCGGGCGGCACGCCACGACGGCTTCTTCGTGATCGGCCTCGACGGGCCGGACGACCTCGACGAGGTGACGACCTCGCTCGCCGGGCACAGGCCCGCGCCCGGCTTCGACGTGGTGGTCGACCTGCAGCCCGAGCAGGACCCGGCGCCCTGGCTCGACCGGGGTGCGTCGTGGGTGCTGACCCGGATCGGCCCCTACGACCTCGACGTGGAGGTGGCGCGCCGCATCATCGCGACGGGTCCGTGA
- a CDS encoding WD40 repeat domain-containing protein: MRVVRGLSWVVGLGAAALTVVLTSPGEAAPAEPGGAAVPRELAAYSHLTGSVASSPPGAAVALFQHGWGVELLDYPQAVVLGAGGDAYRRVDAAEDRASAASQGDPAPMLLSPDGTKVAVGTHETADPDVVVVDLLTGEATSHPLPTGQSVLPVAWSRDGTTLAHLLSAEPTNPYTGERIAGEVGVLDLGDDTTDLLPGDDVTAVAFSPDGTELAVERAGTSVDDAARISVVDLASGATRDLPTLGVLAGPAAWSPDGRLVATTTLEPSGAPAGAPDPGMPTGLAFVDPSGSDTDVPDDLDLPLAEAGRVLGWTDAGEVMALLEVAGDDPCCAEAYDLSRVPLDGAAPQPLMRISDLGSYGVGRFQMASATVGDLQVVTPGEVDRGPWPLWLRGGLALLVGLLAWLVSRWVLRRTSSDPVTDPSR, from the coding sequence ATGCGCGTGGTCAGGGGGTTGTCCTGGGTGGTCGGCCTCGGCGCAGCAGCGCTGACCGTCGTGCTCACCTCGCCGGGCGAGGCTGCCCCCGCGGAGCCGGGTGGGGCGGCGGTTCCACGGGAGCTCGCGGCGTACTCCCACCTGACCGGCAGCGTGGCATCCTCGCCGCCGGGAGCCGCCGTCGCGCTGTTCCAGCACGGCTGGGGCGTGGAGCTCCTCGACTACCCGCAGGCCGTGGTGCTCGGCGCTGGCGGGGACGCCTACCGTCGCGTGGACGCGGCCGAGGACCGTGCGAGCGCCGCCTCGCAGGGCGACCCGGCCCCGATGCTGCTCTCGCCCGACGGCACGAAGGTGGCCGTCGGCACCCACGAGACCGCCGACCCCGACGTGGTGGTCGTCGACCTCCTCACCGGCGAGGCGACCAGCCACCCGCTCCCGACCGGACAGAGCGTCCTGCCCGTGGCCTGGTCGCGTGACGGCACGACGCTGGCGCACCTGCTGTCCGCCGAGCCGACCAACCCCTACACCGGCGAGCGCATCGCCGGCGAGGTCGGCGTGCTCGACCTCGGCGACGACACCACCGACCTCCTGCCCGGCGACGACGTCACCGCGGTCGCCTTCTCCCCCGACGGGACGGAGCTGGCGGTCGAGCGGGCGGGGACCTCCGTCGACGACGCCGCCCGGATCTCGGTCGTCGACCTGGCCAGCGGCGCCACCCGGGACCTGCCGACCCTCGGCGTGCTCGCCGGGCCGGCCGCCTGGTCACCTGACGGGCGCCTGGTCGCGACGACCACCCTGGAGCCCTCCGGCGCCCCGGCAGGCGCCCCCGACCCCGGGATGCCGACCGGACTCGCCTTCGTCGACCCGTCCGGCAGCGACACGGACGTGCCGGACGACCTGGACCTGCCGCTCGCGGAGGCCGGGCGCGTGCTCGGCTGGACCGACGCGGGCGAGGTCATGGCGCTGCTCGAGGTGGCCGGCGACGATCCGTGCTGCGCGGAGGCGTACGACCTCTCCCGCGTCCCGCTCGATGGCGCCGCGCCGCAGCCGCTCATGCGGATCAGCGACCTCGGGAGCTACGGCGTGGGCCGCTTCCAGATGGCCTCCGCCACCGTCGGCGACCTCCAGGTCGTCACGCCCGGCGAGGTCGACCGCGGCCCGTGGCCTCTGTGGCTGCGCGGAGGACTGGCGCTGCTGGTCGGGCTGCTGGCCTGGCTCGTCTCGCGATGGGTCCTGCGGCGGACGTCGTCCGACCCGGTCACGGACCCGTCGCGATGA